GCGGCGGGAAGTGGTCCCCCGAGGAGTGGGACAGCGAGATCCAGCAGGCCATGGACTTCGTCATGAACTGGCGCACCAACACCGGCAACACCGACCTGCCCGCGCTGCCCTTCGACTACCGCAAGGAGCTGATCGGCGGCCGCACCCCCTGTCTGGAGGGCCAGCGCGGCCTGCTCCCCACCGCCGTCAAGCGCGGCTGGAAGTACGACAGCTCCGGCCCCGGCGGCCTCCAGATGTGGCCGCAGAAGTTCGCCGGCGGCGCGCTGTGGGACATGCCGCTGCAGTCCATCCCGTTCCCCGGGCACAGCTTCCAGGTGCTCTCGATGGACTACAACATCATGTACAACCAGTCCGGCGACAACACCAAGGGCGACCCCGGCAAGCAGGCGTTCTGGCAGAACCAGGCCCGCGACTCGTACCTGGCCGGCTTCGACCGCGCCTACAACGGCAACCGGGCGCCGTTCATCATCGGCAACCACTTCGAGCAGTGGAACGGCGGCATCTACATGAACGCCGTCGAGGAGACGCTCAAGCAGATCGCCGACAAGCCGGAGGTCCGGATGGTCTCCTTCCGGCAGCTCGTCGAATGGCTGGAGGTCCAGGACCCGGCGGTGCTCAAGAAGCTCCAGGCCCTCGCCCCCGGCCAGGCCCCGGCCGGCGGCTGGAACGCCTACCTCGGCGGCTCCGGGTCCGGCGGCCCGGCGGGCGGCGCGGCGTCCCCGTCCGTCCCGGCGGTGGCGGGCGGCAAGTAGGCCCCCGGCCCCGCGTTCCCCTCCGGCCGGACCCCGGTGCTCCTCGACCGGGGCCCGGCCGGAGCGCGGTCCGGCGGCGCCCCCTCGACTCCCCGTCAGGACGTCCCGGCCGCCGTCGCCCGCCCCGAGAGCGCCGCGCCGACCAGGGCCACCACCGGCATGGTCAGGAACACCGCGGCGAACGCCCCCGCCGGCAGCGACGCCCCGCCGTGGGCCGCCGCGCCGACCGCGCCGCCGCCCAGGGCCGCGAAGAGCACCCCGGCCAGGCCGGTCAGCAGGACGTTGCCCAGCGCGTCGCTGAGTTGCAGGGCGGCCGAGTTGCCGCCGGTCTCCTCCGGCCTGGACAGCTTCATCATCAACACGCTGATGCTGGCGATCGCCAGGCCCATCCCGGCGCCGCCGACCGCCCAGAACGCGGCCGTCACCCAGACCGGCACCGCCGGGAACAGCACCAGCGCCGCCCCGCCGACCGCCACCGCCGTCGACACGAAGCCGATCCGGATCAGCGCCGCCCGGTGCCGGTCCGCGCCCGGCCGGCCCTGCAACCAGGAGCCGAACGCCCAGGACAGCCCGCCGGGCGCCAGCGTCAGGCCCGCCAGCGTCACCGACAGCCCGCGCTGGGTCTGCATCATCAGCGGGATGAACAGCTCGGAGGCGAAGAACGCGCCCGCCGCGACCCCGCGCAGCAGGATCACCGTCGGCAGCCCGCGCGCCGCCAGCAGCGTGCCGCGCGGCAGCAGCCGCAGCACCGCCGGGCCCATCAGCGCGACCCCGGCCGCGGCCGGCAGCACGGCCCACCCGTCCAGCCGCTGGCCCGCGTACTGCAGCAGCGCCGCGCCGAGCGCGACCATCGCCGCGTCCCCGGTCCGCCGCCAGTCGTACGGGGCGGGCCGGCGCGGCGGCCGGGACCGCTCCGAGCGGCGCAGCGCCGGGCCCATCACGGCGAGCGGCGGCAGCACCAGCACCGGCACGGCGAGGAACACCCAGCGCCAGCCGAGGTGCTGGGTGACCGCGCCGGAGATCACCGGGCCGAGGATCGAGGGCAGCACCCAGGCCGCCGAGAAGGCCGCGAACACGGCTGGCCGCAGCCGCTCCGGGAACGCCCGGCCGACCACCACGTACAGCGCGACGATCACCAGCCCGCCGCCCAGGCCCTGGACCGCCCGGCCCGCGACGAACATCCACATGTTCACCGCCGTGCCGGCCGTGACCAGCCCGGCGGCGAACACCGCGATGCCGCTGAACAGCGGGACGATCGGGCCGCCGCGGTCGCACCACTGCCCGGAGACCACCAGGGCCAGCAGCGTGGTGGTGAAGTACGCGGAGAACGCGAAGGCGTACAGGCCGATGCCGTCGAGCTGCTGGGCGGCGGTCGGCATCGCGGTGTTCACCGCCGTGGCCTCGAAGGCCAGCAGCAGCACCACCGACACGATGCCGAGGGTCAGCGCCCGCCAGGGGCCGCTGAGCACCCCGCCGGTGCCGTCGTCGTCGGGGTGGAGGGGGTGCGCGGGCGCTGCCGTCTCGGCCTGGGAGGTGCTGGTCACCTCGACATGGTAAGTGCCGTCGCCGCGTTTCGATCCTGACCTGCGGGCGGAACGGGGCCTCCGTCCGGCGGCCTGAGACCACCCCTCGGACCTGTCAGGGCCGACCTGTCAGTGCCGATCCGTCAGTGCCGGTATCCGTCAGTGCAGCGCCTTGAGTCCGACCACGCCGGACAGGATCAGCACCAGGCAGGTGATCCGGGCCGCGCTCACCGCGTCCCCAGCGCCACCATCCCGTACACCGCGGTGCCCACCGCGCCGATGCCCACCCAGACCGCGTACCCCGTCCCCAGCGGGATGCTCCGCATCGCGTACGCCAACCCGCCCATCGACAGCGCCAGCGCCACCACGAACACCGTGCCCGGCACCAGACGGGAGAACCCCTTGGACGCCTCCAGTGCCACCGCCCACACGGTCTCCAGCACTCCGGCGACGATCAGAACGACCCAGGCCATGACGACAGACTCCTCCGCAGTAGTCGAACCACCTACCGCGCCGTCTTGTCGTGCCGGGTACGACGCACCTCGTCCGGGACGCGCCGCGAACGGCCGCCTCACCATCGACGGTAGCACGGCGGCGACACACGGAATTCATGAACCGATATTGACTCCGCCCCGCTTCCGCCCGCTATAGTGAATTCACCGGAGCGAAGGAACGAGCCGGTGCGAACCCGCTGGACGACAGGAGATGGCGATGAACAGGAAGACGGTGGCCCTCGCAGCGCCCCGCACCTGTGCCCCCTGTCCGGGTCGCACGCGTTCCTGTCGTCGCGGCCGTTGTTGCGCCTGATGCGCAACCTCCCTGTCCCGCGGGCTCGTTGACGCCCGCGTGCGCCCACCCGCCCCACCCCTGACCATGTGCCCGAGTGGCTGAGGGAACCGCCTGCAAAGCGGTTTACACGGGTTCGATTCCCGTCATGGTCTCCACGCACTCCGTCCGCGATTCACCGGTCGCCCGCCGTTCCCGCGCGGGCGGCCGGTGAATTCCGCGCCGTTTTCCGGCTTTCCCCTTCCCCTCTTCCTTTTCATTTTCGACCGCCCGGAAATTCTCCCGCCGGCCCGGCCGTTGTACCGGTCATGCCCTCCAGTGACCGCACCGTGCCGCGGGTCGAGCCCTGCGGCAAACGCATCCGCACCTACCTCGGCGGGCTGGCGGTGGCCGACACCACCCGCGCCCTGCTGGTCTGGGAACGCCCGCAGTACCCCGTCCACTACGTCCCGGCCGCCGACGTCCGCACCGACCTGCTGACCCCGGCCGACCGGGCCGCCGACCGTTCCGCACTCGGCGACGCGCTGGTCTTCGACCTCGCCGCGAACGGCCGCACCGCCGCCCGCGCCGTCCGCCAGTACCCCGACTCCCCCGCCGAGGCGCTCCGCGACCACCTGCGCTTCGACTGGGCGGCGATGGACGCCTGGTACGAGGAGGACGAGCAGGTCTTCACCCACGCCCGCTCCCCGTACACCCGGATCGACATCCTGGCCTCCTCCCGCACCGTCCGGGTCGAACTCGACGGCACCCTGCTGGCGCTCTCCCGCTCCCCGCGGCTGCTCTTCGAGACCGGCCTGCCCACCCGCTACTACCTCGCCCCCACCGACCTGGTCCTCCCGCTCTTCGAACCGGGCACCCGCACCACCCACTGCCCCTACAAGGGTGCCGCCGACCACCTGTCCGTCCGGATCGGCGGCACCCTCCACCCGGACGTCGCCTGGACGTACCCCACCCCGTTCGCCGAATCGCAGAAGATCGCCGGCCTGGTCGCCTTCTACGACAACCGGGTCACCCTGCACGTCGACTGAACGCCCCCGCGAGCACGACGGCGGCGGCTACGACGACGGCGGCGGCTACGACGACGGCGGCTACGACGACGGCGGGCGCCGTCCGTGGTCCTCCTGGACCACGGACGGCGCCCGCCGCACATCCCTGCCGACTCCGGTCGAGCCGAGCCGACCGCTACTCGATGACGCCGGGGTTGGCCTCGCCACCGCGCCAGGTGTCCTCGTCCTCGACCAGGTAGTCGGGACGGTGCCCCTGGTTCTTCTTCTTGCTGCCGCCGCTGCCCGAGCCGCCGTGCATCCCGGCCGCGCCCGCCTGCCCGGCACGCCCCTTCCCGATGCCCGACCCGCCCTCGGTGAACGCCCGTCCACCGGCACCGGCCGCCTTCGCACCGCCGACCGTGCCACCGGCCTTGCGCACCAAGCCGCCGGCAGCGCTCTTGCCACCGGCCGCACCGCCCCGCGCACCACCGGCGCCACCGCCGTGCATGCCGCCCATCCCGCCGGCGCCCGCGGCACCGCGGGCCCCCGCGGCACCCGAACCCGAGCCACCGGCCCCGGAGCCGGCGGCCCCACCAGCGGTACCCCGGCCGGCCCCGCCCGCGGTACCCGAGCCACCGGCCCGACCACCACCGGCGCCACCGGCCCCGGACAACCCACCGGTCGACACCCGGCCACCACCGCCGAGCCCGCCACCGGGCAGGTACCCACCGCCCAACCCTCCGGGCACGTACCCGCCACCACCGGTCCCACCACCAGCGGACCCACCACCGGGCAACGTCCCCACCCCACCGGGCAGCCCACCGGCCGACCCCGGAGGCGTCAACCCCACGGACGGCGGGTCGACCCCCAGGATTCCCGTGGACGGCGGCACCGGAGTCGGCGTGAACGTCGGCGGAGTGAACGGCGGCAGATCCCCACCGGGCGGCACCGACCCCACCGGCGGCACCACCGGCACCACCGGATGCCCGGGCTGCGTCGGCTGCGGCACCGAGGGCAGGCCCGGCGAGACGTTCGGCGGGGTCGTCTGCTGCGGCGGCACCCCACCCGGGTACTTCGGGTTGGGCATGCTCGGCGGCGTGTGGCCGGGAGGCACGACCGCGACGGGCGGGTCCGGCGGGAACTTCTGCCCCGGCTCCGAAATGCTGGGCTGACCACCGTCCATGTACGCCGCGGCCTGGGTGTACTGCGGGCCCAGGTGCTCCATCACGCCGATCGCGTACTGGTGCGCGACCTCGGTGGCGGACAGGTCGTGCGCGTTCTTGTTGACCGCGTCGATCCGGTTCATGCCCGACGCGAGGTCGCGCTTGAACCCCTCGTCCGAGCTGGCGAAACCGTCGCTCAAGGTCTTGCCGACCCGGTCCATGAAGCTCGGGACCTTGATCTGGTCCATGGTCGACTTGGTCTGCTCGAGCGCGCTCGCCGCGTAGGTCATCGCGACGGACGTGTTCTGCGCGTGCGCGGCGGTGTTGACCATGCCTTCCTGGATCTGCGAGCCCTTCGTGGCGAAGCCCTGCGAGGCCGCCCCGGTCCAGTTCGCGGTGGCGTGTTCGATCGCCGCCCTCAGGTCCGTGGCGGCCTGGGTCAGCTCCTCGTGCACGTTCTGCCAGTGCTGCCCGACTTCCTTGATCCGCTCGGGACTCGAGCCGGAAACCATGTTCTTGAGCGGGATCAGGGCGTAGCTGTCGAATGGAGTCGTCTCGGCCATCTCTGACTCACCCTGCCTGAATCTGGTTCATGGTTGACTGGCCGTCGTCCTCACGCCCCACGTAACGGTCGTGGACGAGCTGGGTCTTGTCGCCGTACTCGGTGATGAGCGCGTCGATGGACGAGATCGTCTGGGTCAGGAACGCCTGCATGTTCCCATGCGCGCTGTACAGCGCCTGGGCCTCGGCGAAGTTGCCGCCGAAGGCATCCTGAGTGATGTCGGTCTTGTACTTGGTGTTGGTCCCGCAGGTGCTGATGTTCTGCTGGAGGGTCCGCAGTCGCTTGACGACTGCCTCCAGCTCTGCAGGGTTGACGCTGTATCCGTCGGACACGAGGCCCTCTCCCCCTGGAGTGTCGAAACTTCCCCGTGGTAGCAATCCAGCTGATGAGTTGTCTGTCCAGCCAGAGCATTCGATCGTATCGCGCTTGGACAGCTTACTGATACACCGTCAACGCGATTGGTTTCCGTCCTGGTACGGGTTACCGCCGTAGGGCGGCTGCTGCTGCGGATAGCCGTACGGCGGCGGTGGCTGCTGACCCGGCTGACCGTACGGCTGCTGACCCGGCTGGCCATACGAGTGCTGGGCCGGAGGCCACCCCGGTGCGGCGCCGTACGGGGCCCCGGCCTGGGCTTGGAGCCCCTGCGCACGGCGCCGCTTCCGGCTGCTCGCCACCGCAACCGCGATGACCACGATGAGCAGCACGACCAGAGCACCGCAGATGCCCAGGACCAGCGGCAGAGACGATCCCGACGACGACTGGTGGATACCCGATACGGCCTCCGGGGACTTGATTCCACCGGCGCCCGTACCGTCGCTGTCCGAACCCGCCGACGCCTCTGGGCCAGCGGACGGGGCAGCAGCACCTGCGGCCAGCGGCCCCTGTGCGGACCCGGCAGGAATGTTCTTGGTCAGTGCCGCGTACGGCTGGACGACTCCGTATCCGTAGTGTGCGTCCGGCAGTTGAGAGGCACCGGCGGGAGCCGCAGCCGTCTTCACCAGCCGGTTGGCCACCTGGCCCGGAGTGAGGTCGGGGTACTTGGCGAAGACCAGGGCCGCCGCGGCGGAGACATAGGCGGTGGAGTCCGAAGTACCGTCGGCCTTGCAGTACTGGCCCTGGCAGGAACCGAGTCCCTCGACGCCTGCCATCACCATGTCGGCGCCCGGTGCCGTGAGCATGACCTCAGGACCGTAGTTCGACTTCGCCCAGACCTTCTGGTTCTTGTCCACCGCGCCGACCGCCAACACCCCGGGCACGTTCGCCGGGGTGCGGACCGGACCGGCATCGTTACCGGAGCCGGCCACGATCAGCACCTTGTGCTGGAGGGCGTAGGCCACCGCTTCGGCGAAGCCGTCCTCCACTCCTCTGGGTGTGACCTGGGAGATGTTGATGACCTTGGCGCCGTGGTCGACCGCCCACTTGATGCCTTGCGGCATGGCATCACTGGTGGTCGTCGTCGTCCCCCGATAGATCGGCAGGATCTTGGCCCCGGGCGCGAGACCGAGTACGCCCTCACCGTTGCCGTGACCGTGGCCGGCGATCAGGCTCGCCATACCGGTTCCGTGTTCCTCGGTCGGCTTGGCCTCCCAGCCATGACCGCTCGGGTCGTATCCCGGCAGCACCGACCCCGCCAAGTCCGGATGGTTCGCGTCGACGCCGCTGTCGATCACCGCGACGATCACGCCGTCACCCTTGCTGACCGACCACACCTTGTCCAGGTCGAAGTACGCGTTCGCCCACTGCGCGTCCCGCACCTGGTCCGCCGACGCCGCCGGCGCGCCGGCGAACAGCATGCCCGCTGTCAAAGC
This is a stretch of genomic DNA from Kitasatospora fiedleri. It encodes these proteins:
- a CDS encoding WXG100 family type VII secretion target, coding for MAETTPFDSYALIPLKNMVSGSSPERIKEVGQHWQNVHEELTQAATDLRAAIEHATANWTGAASQGFATKGSQIQEGMVNTAAHAQNTSVAMTYAASALEQTKSTMDQIKVPSFMDRVGKTLSDGFASSDEGFKRDLASGMNRIDAVNKNAHDLSATEVAHQYAIGVMEHLGPQYTQAAAYMDGGQPSISEPGQKFPPDPPVAVVPPGHTPPSMPNPKYPGGVPPQQTTPPNVSPGLPSVPQPTQPGHPVVPVVPPVGSVPPGGDLPPFTPPTFTPTPVPPSTGILGVDPPSVGLTPPGSAGGLPGGVGTLPGGGSAGGGTGGGGYVPGGLGGGYLPGGGLGGGGRVSTGGLSGAGGAGGGRAGGSGTAGGAGRGTAGGAAGSGAGGSGSGAAGARGAAGAGGMGGMHGGGAGGARGGAAGGKSAAGGLVRKAGGTVGGAKAAGAGGRAFTEGGSGIGKGRAGQAGAAGMHGGSGSGGSKKKNQGHRPDYLVEDEDTWRGGEANPGVIE
- a CDS encoding DUF427 domain-containing protein, which produces MPSSDRTVPRVEPCGKRIRTYLGGLAVADTTRALLVWERPQYPVHYVPAADVRTDLLTPADRAADRSALGDALVFDLAANGRTAARAVRQYPDSPAEALRDHLRFDWAAMDAWYEEDEQVFTHARSPYTRIDILASSRTVRVELDGTLLALSRSPRLLFETGLPTRYYLAPTDLVLPLFEPGTRTTHCPYKGAADHLSVRIGGTLHPDVAWTYPTPFAESQKIAGLVAFYDNRVTLHVD
- a CDS encoding MFS transporter; amino-acid sequence: MTSTSQAETAAPAHPLHPDDDGTGGVLSGPWRALTLGIVSVVLLLAFEATAVNTAMPTAAQQLDGIGLYAFAFSAYFTTTLLALVVSGQWCDRGGPIVPLFSGIAVFAAGLVTAGTAVNMWMFVAGRAVQGLGGGLVIVALYVVVGRAFPERLRPAVFAAFSAAWVLPSILGPVISGAVTQHLGWRWVFLAVPVLVLPPLAVMGPALRRSERSRPPRRPAPYDWRRTGDAAMVALGAALLQYAGQRLDGWAVLPAAAGVALMGPAVLRLLPRGTLLAARGLPTVILLRGVAAGAFFASELFIPLMMQTQRGLSVTLAGLTLAPGGLSWAFGSWLQGRPGADRHRAALIRIGFVSTAVAVGGAALVLFPAVPVWVTAAFWAVGGAGMGLAIASISVLMMKLSRPEETGGNSAALQLSDALGNVLLTGLAGVLFAALGGGAVGAAAHGGASLPAGAFAAVFLTMPVVALVGAALSGRATAAGTS
- a CDS encoding S8 family serine peptidase; amino-acid sequence: MGLARLTGALGATALTAGMLFAGAPAASADQVRDAQWANAYFDLDKVWSVSKGDGVIVAVIDSGVDANHPDLAGSVLPGYDPSGHGWEAKPTEEHGTGMASLIAGHGHGNGEGVLGLAPGAKILPIYRGTTTTTSDAMPQGIKWAVDHGAKVINISQVTPRGVEDGFAEAVAYALQHKVLIVAGSGNDAGPVRTPANVPGVLAVGAVDKNQKVWAKSNYGPEVMLTAPGADMVMAGVEGLGSCQGQYCKADGTSDSTAYVSAAAALVFAKYPDLTPGQVANRLVKTAAAPAGASQLPDAHYGYGVVQPYAALTKNIPAGSAQGPLAAGAAAPSAGPEASAGSDSDGTGAGGIKSPEAVSGIHQSSSGSSLPLVLGICGALVVLLIVVIAVAVASSRKRRRAQGLQAQAGAPYGAAPGWPPAQHSYGQPGQQPYGQPGQQPPPPYGYPQQQPPYGGNPYQDGNQSR
- a CDS encoding polysaccharide deacetylase family protein, with the translated sequence MDALSRRTLLAAGAATAATLAAGCASSSGNGGAAPPAQADGLAANGSPSAVPKPPATLIGDGSTSDTGPQPHQPQAVPLEPGQRPPQFVVFSWDGAGELDNQLFSRFRKLAKEHDATMTFFLSGIYTLPESKKTLYHPPQHSIGASDIGYLSDQHIRATIEQVSAAWLEGHEIGTHFNGHFCGANGGGKWSPEEWDSEIQQAMDFVMNWRTNTGNTDLPALPFDYRKELIGGRTPCLEGQRGLLPTAVKRGWKYDSSGPGGLQMWPQKFAGGALWDMPLQSIPFPGHSFQVLSMDYNIMYNQSGDNTKGDPGKQAFWQNQARDSYLAGFDRAYNGNRAPFIIGNHFEQWNGGIYMNAVEETLKQIADKPEVRMVSFRQLVEWLEVQDPAVLKKLQALAPGQAPAGGWNAYLGGSGSGGPAGGAASPSVPAVAGGK